In Opitutus sp., one genomic interval encodes:
- a CDS encoding transposase: MSSVEKLMSELVEPFLLPCIPSDSTFVEARQKFAKQFPTAMRDLWQRLVEHAVKLIAKSRRTVGGLQWVAVDGTWVWAPHEAGNVARWGQPKAGEAKKLHFPQMLLVTALDVLTRVPLAATVLPHDGSERAGLRASIDEFKTGMVLLVDRGFPAKDLLASQSRFPGCRRSLAHGYGRMQFLGLRPPVPSRSRQAVGGHSVFTSWSEGFGRPTHPHPRPTHAPRLHQGRPKKGQKREVLVLMTTLLDATAWPADKHIAMYERRWVIEDWFRDIKVCFGLESFHCRSDALIEQEIYSLFAWITVCAIVERDAYRRVECSRGRQNPSDPHRFQINHSNLYRVAAHLFARLLRTKHIAAALAESEIDLRWLDSTARRRRPDRSHPRSRKSCYGRWNA; encoded by the coding sequence ATGTCCTCGGTGGAGAAGCTCATGTCGGAGCTTGTGGAACCGTTTCTGCTGCCGTGCATTCCGTCTGACTCGACCTTCGTCGAGGCGCGGCAGAAGTTTGCCAAACAGTTCCCGACGGCCATGCGGGATCTGTGGCAGCGTCTGGTCGAACATGCGGTAAAGTTGATTGCCAAGTCCCGCCGGACCGTCGGCGGACTGCAATGGGTGGCGGTCGACGGCACGTGGGTTTGGGCACCTCACGAAGCCGGTAACGTCGCTCGCTGGGGGCAACCCAAAGCCGGTGAGGCAAAGAAGCTGCACTTCCCTCAGATGCTCCTGGTGACGGCCCTGGATGTGCTCACTCGGGTGCCGCTGGCGGCCACCGTGCTTCCCCACGACGGCAGTGAGCGGGCTGGACTGCGGGCCTCCATTGACGAGTTCAAGACCGGCATGGTGCTGTTGGTTGATCGCGGCTTCCCTGCCAAGGACCTGCTGGCCAGTCAGTCTCGTTTCCCGGGGTGCAGACGTTCTCTGGCGCATGGGTACGGCCGAATGCAATTCTTGGGACTGCGTCCACCGGTTCCTTCACGATCGCGCCAAGCCGTTGGAGGCCATAGTGTTTTTACCTCTTGGAGCGAAGGGTTCGGACGGCCTACCCACCCTCATCCACGTCCGACTCATGCGCCGCGTCTTCACCAAGGACGGCCCAAAAAGGGCCAAAAACGCGAGGTGCTGGTGCTGATGACCACCCTGCTCGATGCCACGGCTTGGCCTGCCGACAAGCACATCGCCATGTACGAGCGCCGCTGGGTGATCGAGGACTGGTTCCGCGATATAAAGGTCTGTTTCGGATTAGAGTCCTTCCACTGCCGCAGCGACGCCCTCATCGAGCAGGAGATCTATTCCCTTTTTGCTTGGATAACCGTATGCGCCATCGTCGAACGCGACGCCTACCGCCGTGTCGAGTGTTCGCGCGGTCGGCAGAACCCCTCGGATCCTCACCGCTTTCAAATCAACCACTCCAATCTCTACCGAGTTGCCGCGCACCTCTTCGCCCGCCTGTTGCGCACCAAGCACATCGCCGCCGCCTTGGCCGAGTCAGAGATCGACTTGCGATGGCTCGACTCGACAGCTCGCAGACGACGCCCTGATCGCTCCCATCCCCGAAGCAGGAAATCATGCTATGGGAGGTGGAATGCTTAA
- a CDS encoding PAS domain-containing protein codes for MPMPPSDPTSLLTVLLQNAAEAIYFKDRQSRFVCVSRTLVRYLGCNVVEQVIGRTDADFFGDKHAAQALADEQEIMRTGAPLLNAEEREDFPDGSVRWAHTCKYPFFNSRGEIVGTFGVSRDVTALHEAKERLQKTTDLLAKAGRIARLGHWQVDASRDFVFWSDITYELHGIEPGTPVTFDASINFYHPLDRQRIQSAFDLAMNQGVAFDQEARLLREDGEFVWVRVKCESLYDCSGGARRVTGILLDIDALKRTEELLKERNQALEQATNRAEQLTREAQMAALAKAEFLASMSHEIRTPLNAIIGMSELLLDTPLSHQQRDFAATVRTSSDALLGLLNDILDFSKIESGQMELEKAPVHLRDCVEGALDIAARPAGKKGVELLCRVSPDLPDLLVGDITRLRQIFINLVGNAVKFTEKGEVLVACTPRINATGALCLHVSVRDTGIGISSDGINRLFKSYSQAEASTTRKYGGTGLGLAICQRLVALMGGRIWVDSVIGQGSDFQFEIPLEPIGKATAMAKRIPKLEGRRILIVEDNATHRQILAQEVQNWGVIPLLAGSAAEALALLVLTCNNK; via the coding sequence ATGCCCATGCCACCCTCCGACCCCACCTCGCTGTTAACGGTACTTTTGCAGAACGCCGCCGAGGCGATTTATTTCAAAGACCGCCAAAGCCGGTTTGTCTGCGTCAGCCGCACTCTGGTGCGTTACTTGGGGTGCAACGTGGTCGAGCAGGTGATCGGGCGTACCGATGCGGATTTCTTTGGCGACAAGCACGCCGCGCAGGCGCTGGCCGATGAACAGGAAATCATGCGCACGGGCGCACCGTTGCTCAACGCCGAGGAGCGGGAGGACTTCCCCGACGGCAGCGTACGCTGGGCACACACCTGCAAATACCCCTTTTTTAATTCGCGCGGTGAAATCGTCGGCACTTTCGGTGTGTCGCGTGACGTCACCGCTCTCCACGAGGCCAAGGAACGCCTGCAAAAAACCACCGATTTGCTGGCCAAGGCCGGCCGCATCGCCCGGCTGGGCCATTGGCAGGTCGATGCCTCCCGTGACTTCGTTTTTTGGTCGGACATCACTTACGAGCTACACGGGATCGAACCCGGCACACCGGTCACCTTCGACGCCAGTATCAATTTCTACCACCCCCTTGATCGCCAACGTATCCAGTCTGCTTTCGACCTAGCCATGAACCAAGGCGTGGCCTTCGACCAGGAGGCACGTTTACTCAGGGAGGATGGCGAATTTGTGTGGGTGCGCGTCAAGTGCGAGTCGCTCTACGACTGCTCCGGAGGCGCTCGGCGGGTAACGGGCATCTTGCTCGATATCGATGCCCTCAAACGCACCGAGGAGCTCCTCAAGGAACGCAATCAGGCCCTAGAACAGGCGACTAACCGAGCAGAACAACTGACGCGCGAGGCTCAAATGGCTGCGTTGGCCAAGGCCGAGTTCCTTGCCAGCATGAGCCACGAAATCCGCACCCCGCTCAATGCCATCATCGGCATGTCGGAACTCTTGCTCGATACGCCGCTGTCCCACCAACAACGCGATTTTGCCGCCACGGTGCGCACCAGCAGCGATGCCCTGCTGGGGCTGTTAAACGACATCCTGGATTTCTCCAAAATCGAGTCTGGGCAGATGGAACTGGAAAAGGCGCCCGTGCATTTGCGCGACTGCGTCGAGGGCGCACTCGACATCGCCGCACGTCCGGCGGGTAAAAAGGGCGTCGAATTGCTCTGCCGCGTCTCTCCCGACCTGCCCGACCTGTTGGTGGGCGATATCACCCGGCTACGGCAGATTTTTATTAACTTGGTCGGCAATGCAGTTAAGTTCACCGAGAAGGGCGAAGTCCTGGTGGCGTGCACCCCCCGGATCAACGCCACCGGCGCACTCTGCCTGCACGTGTCCGTGCGCGACACCGGCATCGGCATTTCCAGCGACGGCATCAACCGGCTCTTTAAATCCTACAGCCAGGCCGAGGCCTCCACGACGCGTAAATATGGCGGCACGGGCCTGGGGTTGGCCATCTGTCAGCGCCTGGTCGCCCTGATGGGCGGGCGCATTTGGGTGGATTCGGTCATCGGCCAGGGCTCGGATTTCCAGTTTGAAATCCCCCTGGAGCCGATCGGCAAAGCCACGGCCATGGCCAAACGCATCCCCAAACTGGAGGGGCGGCGTATCCTGATTGTGGAGGACAACGCCACCCACCGCCAAATCCTCGCCCAAGAGGTGCAAAACTGGGGCGTCATCCCCCTGCTGGCCGGTTCAGCGGCGGAGGCCCTGGCGCTGCTAGTGCTTACTTGCAATAATAAGTGA
- a CDS encoding IS21 family transposase, with product MIDYELYCRIKQAEAAGHSAPQIARSLQLHVQTVRRWQAQEKYVRSQAAQVPRPSKLDVHKPAIARWLEAHPFTAMQLWQKVRERGYTGGYSILKDYVRRVRPRNLEAFLTLKFAPGQTAQVDWGSFGAVEVDGTRRALSFFVMVLGYSRFLHVEFTLGQGQEWWLGCHRRAFEKLGGVPREVMVDNCKTAVLSHVPGTDPVYNAQYLDFARHYGFTIKACGPGHPQSKGMVENAVGYVKKSFLGGRQMNGFTELGPAASLWLETVANVRVHAETQGRPVDRLPEERAALLPLNPVASPAVRTLSVRASRRCRVSIETNRYSVPTKFAGALLTAQIEGAQVRFYADRTLVAEHARSFARRADVENPEHVRELEERKRQGARQRLRLRFLELSPAAPAYQRGLEERRLNAGHHLATIVGLVALYGTEAVGRAIESAHELGAYSSDYILNLLEQRARALPQAGPIHLTRADALAALELELRPPDLSPYTQ from the coding sequence GTGATCGATTACGAACTGTATTGCCGGATAAAACAGGCGGAGGCGGCCGGTCACAGTGCGCCGCAAATCGCCCGCTCGCTCCAGTTGCACGTGCAGACGGTGAGGCGCTGGCAGGCGCAGGAAAAGTACGTGCGCAGCCAGGCCGCGCAGGTGCCTAGGCCAAGCAAGCTCGACGTGCACAAGCCGGCGATCGCGCGCTGGCTGGAGGCCCATCCGTTCACCGCCATGCAGCTCTGGCAAAAGGTGCGCGAGCGGGGGTACACGGGCGGGTATTCAATTTTGAAAGACTACGTGCGGCGGGTGCGGCCGAGGAACCTGGAGGCGTTTCTTACCCTCAAGTTTGCCCCCGGCCAGACCGCGCAGGTGGACTGGGGCAGTTTTGGCGCGGTGGAGGTGGACGGCACCCGGCGGGCTTTAAGTTTTTTCGTCATGGTTTTGGGGTACAGCCGGTTCCTGCATGTGGAATTTACCCTCGGGCAGGGCCAGGAGTGGTGGCTGGGCTGTCACCGGCGCGCCTTTGAAAAACTCGGCGGGGTGCCGCGCGAGGTGATGGTGGACAACTGCAAGACGGCCGTCCTCTCGCATGTGCCCGGGACCGACCCGGTGTACAACGCCCAGTACCTGGACTTTGCCCGGCACTACGGGTTTACGATAAAAGCGTGCGGGCCGGGGCATCCGCAGTCCAAGGGCATGGTGGAAAACGCGGTGGGTTACGTGAAAAAAAGCTTCCTTGGCGGGCGGCAGATGAACGGGTTTACCGAGCTGGGGCCGGCCGCCAGCTTGTGGCTGGAAACGGTGGCCAACGTGCGCGTTCACGCTGAAACCCAGGGCCGGCCGGTGGACCGGCTGCCCGAGGAGCGCGCTGCGCTCCTGCCGCTTAACCCGGTGGCCAGTCCGGCGGTGCGCACCTTAAGCGTGCGGGCGTCGCGGCGGTGCCGGGTGAGTATCGAAACGAACCGCTACTCGGTGCCCACGAAGTTTGCCGGGGCGCTACTCACCGCGCAGATCGAGGGGGCGCAGGTGAGGTTTTATGCGGACCGCACCCTGGTGGCCGAGCATGCCCGCAGTTTTGCCCGCCGCGCCGATGTGGAAAACCCCGAGCATGTGCGCGAACTCGAGGAGCGCAAACGGCAGGGGGCGCGGCAGCGCCTGCGGCTACGGTTTTTGGAACTGAGCCCGGCGGCACCCGCCTACCAACGGGGGCTGGAGGAGCGCCGGCTCAACGCGGGACACCACCTGGCGACTATCGTGGGTTTGGTGGCCCTGTATGGAACGGAGGCAGTCGGCCGGGCGATCGAAAGCGCCCATGAACTCGGCGCCTACTCCAGCGATTACATCCTCAACTTGCTCGAACAACGCGCGCGGGCCTTGCCGCAAGCCGGGCCGATCCACCTCACCCGCGCCGACGCGTTGGCCGCACTGGAACTCGAACTGCGTCCCCCGGATTTAAGCCCCTATACCCAATGA
- a CDS encoding ATP-binding protein, with product MKTEPEKTDLLKDQLKYLKLGYLLRHHGELTAEAAKARCSHAEFLRRLVQAETQDRQIRALERRIQAARFPVKKTVDQFQWDWPKELNEAQVRHLFELGFVKERTNAVFCGGVGLGKTHLASALGYAACQAGYTVLFTTAVDAINALVTAQSLHRLQAELKRYMTPAVLVLDEVGYLPLDKSGADLLFQIVSQRYERGSLIVTTNKAYKHWAGIFNNDAGITAAILDRLLHRAQTVVIEGKSYRMKDRLADEPAS from the coding sequence ATGAAAACAGAACCCGAAAAAACCGATTTATTAAAAGATCAACTCAAGTACCTGAAACTCGGTTACCTGCTGCGCCACCACGGCGAACTCACGGCCGAGGCGGCCAAGGCGCGCTGTTCGCACGCCGAATTTTTACGCCGACTGGTGCAGGCCGAGACCCAGGACCGCCAGATCCGGGCGCTGGAGCGGCGCATCCAGGCAGCGCGCTTCCCGGTCAAGAAAACCGTCGACCAGTTCCAGTGGGACTGGCCCAAGGAGTTGAACGAAGCGCAGGTGCGGCACCTCTTCGAACTGGGCTTTGTCAAGGAGCGCACCAACGCGGTGTTTTGCGGTGGTGTGGGGCTTGGGAAGACACATCTCGCGAGCGCGTTGGGCTACGCGGCGTGCCAGGCGGGCTACACGGTGCTGTTTACGACGGCGGTGGACGCGATCAACGCCCTGGTCACCGCCCAGTCCCTGCACCGGTTGCAAGCCGAGTTGAAGCGTTACATGACCCCTGCGGTGCTCGTGCTCGATGAGGTCGGCTACCTGCCGCTCGACAAGTCGGGGGCCGACCTGCTCTTCCAGATCGTCAGCCAACGCTACGAACGCGGCTCGCTGATCGTCACCACCAACAAGGCCTACAAACACTGGGCAGGGATCTTTAACAACGACGCTGGCATCACCGCGGCGATCCTGGACCGCCTACTGCACCGGGCCCAGACCGTCGTCATCGAGGGCAAATCCTACCGCATGAAAGACCGCCTGGCCGACGAACCTGCAAGCTGA
- a CDS encoding IS630 family transposase, whose product MKGLDDAARPGAKRTYGEDFRDRVLALLEGPPPPGQARWDGPAVARVLGGSVHAVWRVLRKEGICLQRQRSWCVSTDKQFAAKAADIVGLYLSPPEKALVISVDEKPGIQALERATGYVETDNGKIVQGLKSTYKRHGTLNLFAALDVATGLIKTQKTTLKRREEFLLFMDQVVADHPPERELHVILDNYCTHKKCDAWLARHPNVHFHFTPTSASWLNQVEIWFGILTRKALRGANFRSVAELSQAIDAFVAAYLPNAKPFKWRKREVKGSQLRNTIINLRN is encoded by the coding sequence ATGAAGGGGCTGGATGATGCGGCACGGCCGGGCGCGAAGCGCACCTACGGTGAGGACTTTCGAGATCGGGTGCTGGCTTTATTGGAAGGGCCACCCCCTCCGGGGCAGGCGCGCTGGGATGGTCCAGCGGTGGCCCGTGTGCTCGGCGGCTCGGTGCACGCGGTCTGGCGAGTGCTGCGCAAGGAGGGCATTTGCCTGCAGCGCCAGCGCTCGTGGTGCGTGAGCACTGACAAGCAGTTCGCAGCCAAGGCAGCCGATATCGTCGGGCTCTACCTGAGCCCACCGGAAAAGGCATTGGTGATAAGTGTGGATGAAAAGCCTGGCATCCAAGCCCTAGAGCGCGCCACCGGTTACGTGGAGACCGACAATGGTAAAATCGTCCAGGGACTCAAAAGCACCTACAAGCGCCACGGTACACTCAACTTGTTCGCTGCCCTTGATGTGGCCACGGGCTTGATCAAGACGCAGAAAACCACCCTTAAGCGCCGGGAGGAGTTCCTGCTGTTCATGGACCAAGTGGTGGCGGATCACCCGCCCGAGAGAGAACTCCACGTGATTTTGGATAATTATTGCACCCACAAAAAGTGCGACGCTTGGCTCGCTCGGCACCCCAATGTCCACTTCCACTTTACCCCAACCTCGGCGAGTTGGCTCAATCAAGTTGAAATCTGGTTCGGCATACTAACAAGGAAGGCGCTACGGGGCGCGAACTTCAGAAGCGTCGCCGAACTTAGTCAGGCCATTGACGCTTTCGTCGCCGCCTACCTGCCCAATGCCAAGCCGTTCAAGTGGCGCAAGCGCGAGGTCAAGGGAAGCCAACTCAGAAATACTATCATTAATCTACGCAATTAA
- a CDS encoding response regulator: MKGMDGRALITELRRTFTAASLPIIALTLLGPGGQSPECLGVTRLISKPVKLGVLRDALINLFLPQGQPVVDAPQQTAVAQGQTYPLRILLAEDLEVNQQVVTFMLERIGYTCDVVADGRAAVAAVQTGLYDVVFMDMQMPIMDGLEATTRICEQHETSRRPWIIAMTANALNGDRESCLAAGMDDYLSKPVSMQPLAQSLEQAWAHLKIRRGSPAT; encoded by the coding sequence TTGAAAGGCATGGACGGGCGGGCCCTGATCACGGAACTGCGGCGCACGTTTACGGCCGCGAGCCTGCCCATCATCGCCCTGACGTTGCTGGGCCCGGGTGGCCAGTCCCCGGAATGCCTGGGCGTGACGCGGCTCATTTCCAAGCCGGTTAAACTCGGCGTGCTGCGCGATGCGTTGATCAACCTGTTTCTTCCGCAGGGCCAACCCGTCGTGGATGCGCCGCAGCAAACGGCCGTGGCGCAAGGCCAGACCTACCCGTTGCGAATCCTGCTAGCCGAGGATCTGGAGGTAAACCAACAAGTCGTGACGTTCATGCTCGAGCGCATCGGCTACACCTGCGACGTGGTGGCCGACGGTCGGGCGGCGGTGGCCGCAGTCCAGACCGGCCTCTACGACGTCGTGTTTATGGACATGCAAATGCCCATCATGGACGGCCTGGAGGCGACCACGCGCATTTGCGAACAACACGAAACGAGCCGGCGTCCGTGGATCATTGCGATGACGGCGAACGCGCTCAACGGGGACCGTGAATCGTGCCTGGCGGCGGGCATGGACGACTACCTGAGCAAGCCGGTCTCGATGCAACCGCTGGCGCAGTCGCTCGAGCAAGCGTGGGCGCACCTCAAGATCCGCCGCGGCAGCCCCGCGACGTAG
- the dusB gene encoding tRNA dihydrouridine synthase DusB, with product MRIGPHTLSSNLFLSPLAGYTNLPMRLTVRELGGLGWATTDLVNARSLLERNSVALQLVASCPEDRPLAIQLFGSVAEEMRDAAVLCQEMGAQSVDINMGCPVKKVVKIGGGSAMMTELDKTAALVRGMIAAVKIPVTAKMRLGWDDDNLTAPDLARVLEDAGVAAVFVHGRTRAQGFAGQVNLAGIRSVVQAVKSIPVIGNGDVTTPEAAKHMIDQTGCHGVSVGRGAFYDPWIFRRTDHYLRTGELLPEPDFAERVRVLCRHFERYCEFYGEEQGSKLFRKVAPWYAKRFGPSKPFKARIISIKSRADFESALAEFLEWRLPFCDEAGNLLPKFTPDPMIASFMRAADDPVFARESIPVPKGPVDTW from the coding sequence ATGCGCATCGGCCCGCACACCCTTTCCTCGAATCTCTTCCTGTCTCCGCTCGCCGGTTACACCAACCTGCCCATGCGCCTCACCGTGCGTGAACTGGGCGGACTGGGCTGGGCCACCACCGATCTGGTCAACGCCCGCTCATTGCTCGAACGCAACAGCGTCGCCCTCCAGCTCGTAGCATCCTGCCCCGAAGACCGCCCGCTCGCCATCCAGCTCTTCGGCTCCGTCGCCGAGGAAATGCGCGACGCCGCCGTGCTCTGCCAGGAAATGGGAGCCCAGTCCGTCGACATCAACATGGGCTGCCCGGTAAAAAAGGTCGTCAAAATCGGCGGCGGCTCCGCCATGATGACCGAGCTCGATAAAACCGCCGCCCTGGTGCGCGGCATGATCGCCGCAGTCAAAATCCCGGTCACCGCCAAGATGCGCCTGGGCTGGGACGACGACAACCTCACCGCACCCGACCTAGCTCGGGTGCTCGAAGACGCCGGTGTGGCGGCGGTTTTCGTCCATGGCCGCACGCGCGCCCAGGGCTTTGCCGGCCAGGTCAACCTCGCCGGCATCCGCTCGGTGGTTCAAGCCGTAAAATCCATCCCCGTGATCGGCAACGGCGATGTCACCACGCCCGAGGCCGCCAAACACATGATCGACCAAACCGGTTGCCACGGCGTGTCGGTGGGGCGCGGCGCGTTTTACGACCCGTGGATTTTCCGGCGCACCGACCACTACCTGCGCACGGGCGAACTGTTACCCGAGCCCGACTTCGCGGAACGCGTGCGCGTCCTGTGCCGGCACTTCGAGCGGTACTGCGAATTTTACGGCGAGGAACAAGGGTCGAAACTGTTCCGAAAAGTCGCCCCGTGGTACGCGAAACGGTTTGGCCCGTCCAAGCCGTTCAAGGCGCGGATCATTAGCATCAAATCGCGGGCCGACTTTGAATCGGCGCTGGCCGAATTCCTGGAGTGGCGCCTGCCCTTCTGCGACGAGGCCGGCAACCTCCTGCCCAAATTCACGCCCGATCCCATGATTGCCTCCTTCATGCGGGCGGCGGACGACCCGGTGTTCGCGCGCGAATCCATCCCCGTCCCCAAGGGCCCGGTGGATACGTGGTGA
- a CDS encoding DEAD/DEAH box helicase, whose translation MSFKDLNLSADVLRGVVAAGYTDPTPIQLRAIPVVLSGRDLIASAQTGTGKTAAFALPILSKLASHGRAPRVLILEPTRELAAQVETAFRDFARFTDLRTVALFGGVGYGAQRAELKRGVDVISATPGRLVDYIKGGELSLNTIEILVLDEVDRMLDMGFLPVVKDIIARCPKGRQTLFFSATVPPEIAAVAAFALRNPDRVECGINRSVNTSVSHALYPVAWAQKFDLLVALLEKTDFQSVLIFSRTKHGADKIAARLKSAKHTVAILHANRSQNQRIEALAGFKSGKYEVMVATDIAARGIDVAGVTHVINYDVPENPEDYVHRIGRTGRAMAVGDAFTLVSPENADDIRDIQRFIGAKIPELRLEGFPYQPFVVNPSYPKKGQQKRGGGGGGGGGGGGRPAQRQSGGRQGGGGGRSGGGGGGGGGGAGGGGGRGRR comes from the coding sequence ATGTCATTTAAAGATCTCAATCTATCCGCGGACGTGCTCCGCGGTGTCGTCGCTGCCGGTTACACCGACCCGACCCCCATTCAGCTTCGCGCCATTCCAGTGGTGCTTTCCGGACGCGACCTGATCGCCTCGGCGCAGACCGGTACCGGTAAGACGGCGGCTTTTGCCCTGCCGATTTTATCTAAACTGGCCTCCCACGGGCGCGCCCCGCGCGTGCTGATCCTAGAGCCCACGCGCGAACTGGCCGCCCAAGTTGAAACCGCCTTCCGCGATTTCGCCCGCTTCACCGATTTGCGCACGGTCGCCCTTTTTGGCGGCGTGGGCTACGGCGCGCAACGCGCCGAGCTCAAGCGCGGCGTCGATGTGATTTCCGCAACCCCGGGTCGCCTAGTTGATTACATCAAGGGTGGGGAGCTTTCTCTCAACACCATCGAGATCCTCGTCCTCGACGAGGTCGACCGCATGCTCGACATGGGCTTCCTGCCGGTCGTCAAAGACATCATCGCGCGCTGCCCCAAGGGCCGCCAGACCCTGTTTTTCTCGGCCACCGTGCCGCCAGAAATCGCCGCGGTTGCCGCGTTTGCTTTGCGCAATCCCGACCGTGTCGAATGCGGCATCAACCGCTCCGTCAACACCTCGGTGAGCCACGCGCTTTACCCGGTCGCCTGGGCTCAAAAATTCGACCTGCTCGTCGCCCTGCTTGAGAAAACCGATTTCCAGAGCGTGCTCATTTTCAGCCGCACCAAGCATGGCGCCGACAAGATTGCCGCGCGCCTCAAGTCCGCCAAGCACACCGTGGCGATTCTCCACGCCAACCGTTCGCAGAACCAGCGCATCGAGGCGCTGGCCGGCTTTAAGAGCGGTAAGTACGAAGTCATGGTGGCCACCGATATCGCCGCGCGCGGCATCGATGTGGCGGGCGTGACCCACGTGATCAATTACGACGTGCCGGAGAATCCCGAGGATTATGTGCACCGTATCGGTCGCACTGGACGCGCCATGGCTGTGGGTGATGCCTTCACGCTGGTTTCGCCGGAAAACGCCGACGACATCCGTGACATCCAGCGCTTCATTGGCGCGAAGATCCCTGAGCTGCGCCTCGAGGGATTTCCCTACCAGCCCTTTGTGGTGAACCCTTCTTACCCTAAAAAAGGCCAGCAGAAGCGCGGCGGTGGCGGTGGCGGAGGCGGTGGTGGTGGCGGCCGACCTGCGCAGCGTCAGTCCGGTGGCCGCCAGGGTGGTGGCGGCGGTCGCTCAGGCGGCGGCGGCGGTGGCGGTGGTGGTGGTGCGGGTGGCGGTGGCGGGCGTGGTCGCCGCTAG
- a CDS encoding RNA-binding protein, whose translation MSSKLYVGNMSFKTSEDELRSAFGQFGNVTDVYVAMDKMTGRPRGFAFVTFSSPEEAKIAAEKLNGVDLGGRALTVNEARPKEEGAGRSFGGGGGGGGRGFGGGGGGGERRGGFGGGGRSGGGDRRY comes from the coding sequence ATGAGTTCCAAGCTCTACGTTGGCAACATGTCCTTCAAAACCTCCGAAGACGAGCTCCGCTCCGCTTTCGGCCAGTTCGGCAACGTCACTGACGTTTATGTCGCTATGGACAAAATGACCGGCCGCCCCCGCGGTTTCGCGTTTGTCACTTTCTCTTCCCCTGAAGAGGCGAAGATCGCTGCTGAGAAGCTGAACGGCGTCGATCTCGGCGGCCGCGCTCTCACCGTTAACGAAGCCCGTCCGAAAGAGGAAGGCGCTGGCCGTTCCTTCGGTGGTGGCGGCGGCGGCGGTGGCCGTGGCTTCGGTGGTGGCGGCGGCGGCGGCGAACGCCGTGGCGGCTTCGGTGGTGGCGGCCGCTCCGGCGGCGGCGATCGCCGTTACTAA
- a CDS encoding nucleoside 2-deoxyribosyltransferase — MSRGSKSRKKSYTVYFGSELFSLKHLIGNAYLAEAIFEKSHGKYLCVLPQNLEQRRTTAQSIRDADIRALLSCDLALFNYDGTELDSGTVVEFMFAKFADIPAVILRSDFRHGGDQVGDPWNLMSSFYPRTATVVLNSIGLYKTARQTRLNTAPRKNKRDEVVCLAGQHSTADAQTMCEVIADACVRALDRSLATAPVMPKHLREEVYQWLALMPNLKGKPAELRREFESMLERKVEHDLL, encoded by the coding sequence ATGTCCCGAGGCAGCAAATCCAGAAAAAAAAGCTACACGGTTTATTTCGGCAGCGAGCTTTTCAGCCTAAAGCACCTCATCGGCAACGCCTACCTAGCCGAGGCGATTTTCGAAAAGTCTCATGGTAAATACCTGTGCGTTCTCCCGCAAAACCTCGAACAACGCCGAACGACCGCGCAAAGTATCCGCGACGCCGATATCCGCGCCCTGCTCTCCTGCGACTTGGCACTTTTTAACTATGACGGCACTGAACTCGACTCGGGCACCGTGGTTGAGTTCATGTTCGCCAAATTCGCCGATATTCCGGCGGTGATCCTGCGCAGTGACTTTCGCCACGGTGGTGACCAGGTCGGCGATCCGTGGAATCTGATGTCGAGCTTCTATCCGCGCACCGCCACCGTCGTACTCAACAGCATCGGTCTGTACAAAACCGCGCGGCAAACCCGCCTGAACACGGCGCCCCGCAAAAACAAGCGCGACGAAGTCGTGTGTCTTGCCGGCCAGCACAGCACCGCCGACGCCCAAACCATGTGCGAGGTCATCGCCGATGCCTGCGTACGCGCCCTCGACCGCAGCCTGGCGACCGCGCCCGTCATGCCCAAACACTTGCGCGAAGAGGTTTATCAATGGCTCGCACTCATGCCCAACCTCAAGGGAAAGCCTGCGGAACTGCGGCGTGAGTTTGAGTCCATGCTTGAACGCAAGGTCGAGCACGACCTGCTCTGA